A section of the Triticum dicoccoides isolate Atlit2015 ecotype Zavitan chromosome 7A, WEW_v2.0, whole genome shotgun sequence genome encodes:
- the LOC119330048 gene encoding AUGMIN subunit 3-like: MSGAALCAALTELGFDGEDPLDADALEWPFQYEEARPLLAWICSCLRPSNVLSPSHLSQYEQLVEEGRLLEGEDLDSAFDSISAFSSKKDNQEAVFEAEETILDIREAKLAYRAEVFELQRQLARQQAQFDMLAGQASSLIQGRRARVSAMSAVSVQLISLDEILSSRNLEMNAVLGRITATTQELAHYHSGDEDSIYLAYSDFHPYVIGDLACTKELNRWFSKQFEKGPFRLVAEEGKSKCSWVSLDDITNGLTRGDSEKSHHHQRVAELQRLRSIFATSERQWIEAQVENAKQQAILQILKSQVSSDEAHIHRDIHSLRRKSSELAGELSTLTQKVQPFISETIPCLCSELAQLQGTYILQGDYDLKVMRQEYYINRQKTFINHLVNQLARHQFLKIACQLERKHIASAHALLRVIESELHSYLSAVNTRLGHCNSLIQAASEVREQGAIDDRDTFLHAVRDLLCIHSNSQAAVPTYMSAHALVQQISALQSDLLSLQSELENTLPADRKRCINELCTLIQTVEQLLFASSTTAEPVLTPWPLMRALDDMENANAQVEVAVEEVTKARTQKIKIFENRAHEVGRERQVFVDFFSNHERLKNQVRELTSRVKALQE; this comes from the exons ATGAGCGGGGCGGCGCTGTGCGCGGCGCTGACGGAGCTGGGGTTCGACGGGGAGGACCCGCTGGACGCGGACGCGCTCGAGTGGCCCTTCCAGTACGAGGAGGCGCGCCCGCTGCTCGCCTGGATCTGCTCCTGCCTCCGCCCCTCCAACGTCCTCTCCCCGTCCCACCTCTCGCA GTATGAGCAACTCGTGGAAGAGGGAAGACTGCTAGAG GGTGAGGATTTGGACTCTGCTTTTGATAGTATTTCAGCCTTTTCAAGCAAGAAAGACAATCAAGAGGCTGTCTTTGAAGCAGAAGAAACTATTCTTGACATTCG AGAAGCAAAACTAGCATATAGAGCTGAAGTTTTTGAGTTGCAGAGGCAGCTTGCACGGCAGCAAGCACAATTTGATATGCTTGCAGGGCAAGCATCTTCGCTTATTCAAGGCAGACGAGCACGTGTATCAGCTATGTCTGCAGTTAGCGTGCAACTTATATCACTAGATGAGATACTTTCATCCAGAAACTTGGAG ATGAATGCAGTTCTTGGAAGAATTACTGCTACAACCCAAGAATTGGCACATTATCATTCGGGAGATG AGGACAGTATATACTTGGCATATTCAGACTTCCATCCGTATGTTATTGGGGATTTGGCTTGTACAAAGGAGCTAAACCGGTGGTTCTCGAAGCAATTTGAGAAG GGGCCATTTCGACTTGTTGCGGAGGAGGGAAAATCGAAATGTTCCTGGGTGAGTCTTGATGACATCACAAATGGCCTGACAAGAG GAGATTCTGAAAAATCTCATCATCACCAACGTGTGGCTGAGTTGCAACGACTCCGTTCGAT ATTTGCTACAAGTGAACGACAATGGATTGAAGCACAAGTTGAGAATGCTAAACAACAGGCCATACTCCAAATTTTAAAATCTCAAGTGTCCTCCGACGAGGCTCACATACATCGGGATATACATTCTCTTAG GAGAAAAAGTTCTGAGCTTGCTGGAGAACTCTCAACACTTACTCAAAAGGTGCAGCCTTTCATATCTGAG ACCATACCATGCCTTTGTTCGGAACTTGCTCAACTTCAAGGCACATATATTTTGCAAG GTGATTACGATTTAAAGGTCATGCGCCAGGAATACTATATCAACAGGCAGAAAACT TTCATCAATCACTTGGTTAATCAGCTTGCTAGACACCAATTTCTGAAGATTGCTTGCCAACTTGAAAGGAAGCACATAGCCAGTGCCCATGCATTGCTTAGAGTCATAGAATCTGAGCTACATAGCTACCTATCGGCAGTCAACACCCGTCTG GGCCATTGCAATTCATTAATTCAAGCTGCGTCTGAGGTACGTGAACAAGGAGCAATTGATGATCGTGACACTTTCCTCCATGCAGTGCGAGATCTACTATGTATTCACTCAA ATTCCCAAGCAGCAGTACCAACATACATGTCAGCACATGCTTTAGTTCAGCAGATATCGGCACTTCAATCTGACTTGCTTTCTCTTCAGTCTGAACTTGAAAATACTCTTCCAGCTGACAGGAAAAGATGTATCAATGAGCT ATgcactctgattcaaacagttgAACAGCTTCTATTTGCATCGTCAACAACTGCAGAACCAGTATTGACGCCCTGG CCACTGATGCGAGCACTTGATGATATGGAAAATGCAAATGCTCAAGTTGAAGTTGCTGTTGAAGAAGTAACCAAGGCTCGCACTCAAAAGATAAAG ATCTTTGAAAATCGCGCACATGAGGTGGGGAGGGAAAGGCAGGTGTTTGTTGATTTTTTCAGCAACCACGAGCGTCTCAAGAATCAAGTCAGAGAGCTGACCTCCCGCGTGAAAGCTCTCCAGGAATGA
- the LOC119333220 gene encoding uncharacterized protein LOC119333220 gives MFGKPNSASRAALDAGQVAVGEHHLAVKSDLKEVALRASKSLDLDEVQSYILLSLSSTTTPISDLYYYAGTKTVSASLWLDTFVALCDDLGRAAASPSTAVSEALAERIKGHHAWLGGAVSMFGKSNGASRAVLDAGQVAVGEHRLAIKPDLKEATLHASKSLDLDEVQSYILVKRSSESTPTTRDADPKKLLHPHFPLWFQNVEQYQTARGQSQVHFQFRRDLR, from the exons ATGTTCGGGAAGCCGAACAGCGCCTCGAGGGCTGCGCTGGACGCCGGCCAGGTCGCCGTTGGGGAGCACCACCTGGCCGTCAAGTCTGACCTCAAGGAGGTCGCGCTCCGCGCGAGCAAGTCCCTCGACCTGGACGAGGTGCAGTCGTACATCCTG CTCTCTCTAAGTTCTACTACTACTCCTATATCTGATTTGTACTACTACGCTGGCACCAAGACCGTGTCCGCCTCGCTGTGGTTGGACACCTTCGTCGCCCTCTGCGACGACCTcggtcgcgccgccgcctccccctccACTGCCGTCTCCGAGGCCCTT GCAGAGCGTATCAAGGGCCACCACGCGTGGCTCGGCGGGGCGGTCTCGATGTTTGGGAAGTCAAACGGTGCCTCGAGGGCCGTGCTGGACGCGGGCCAGGTCGCCGTGGGGGAGCACCGCCTGGCCATCAAGCCCGACCTCAAGGAGGCCACGCTTCACGCAAGCAAGTCCCTCGACCTAGACGAGGTACAGTCGTACATCCTCGTGAAACGATCTTCAGAGAGCACCCCAACGACCCGTGATGCTGACCCAAAGAAGCTCCTTCACCCTCATTTCCCACTATGGTTCCAAAATGTAGAGCAATACCAAACTGCACGGGGACAAAGTCAGGTCCATTTTCAATTTAGAAGGGACCTTCGATGA